A DNA window from Aspergillus nidulans FGSC A4 chromosome V contains the following coding sequences:
- a CDS encoding glycosyltransferase (transcript_id=CADANIAT00003629) produces the protein MSLINLQIPDEYRDQLERAEPLDNRTNEQIISSLSSYQPVTSEKNIWAFWHAGLDAMPAWCQRNVADWQRVCGPSWTIRVLDTVPGSPNHALQYIPPELLPETFVNSTMDGPYTGPHSADFLRGACLLLHGGVFMDVGIILTRSLDRICWAQLEDPCTPFNVSVPWMYGTTMANHFVASRKGDPFIRRWHELFLYVWKDRTNFQGLTKHPLFAFAAHLDFSASAKRGFKWEFIVDPATVFDYISQVLAWIRLTMLEDAGDGFSCADYAVNNILWFDVLPENWGFEEKVGFRGENLFRIMATRTDGDPESEEYKKAHEVVWHFLSQCSMQKITHGENLTKTPALGSLWDREENQGKDIEPGTFAELLRYGTTHFKQTRSTIRYVTVEKPKETMRKGVFEP, from the coding sequence ATGTCCCTCATCAACCTCCAGATTCCAGACGAATACCGCGATCAGCTCGAACGAGCAGAGCCGCTGGACAACAGAACCAACGAGCAGATtatctcctccctctcaaGCTATCAGCCGGTCACGTCCGAGAAAAACATCTGGGCCTTCTGGCATGCCGGGCTGGATGCAATGCCCGCCTGGTGCCAGCGCAATGTAGCAGACTGGCAACGCGTCTGCGGGCCGTCATGGACGATCCGTGTCCTCGACACCGTCCCTGGCTCGCCCAACCATGCACTCCAATATATTCCTCCAGAACTCCTTCCCGAAACGTTTGTGAACAGTACAATGGACGGTCCGTATACTGGACCCCATAGCGCCGATTTCCTGCGCGGCgcctgtcttcttctccacggcGGGGTGTTCATGGATGTAGGCATTATTCTGACCCGATCGCTGGACCGGATCTGCTGGGCTCAGCTAGAGGACCCTTGCACGCCTTTCAATGTCTCTGTACCCTGGATGTATGGAACAACAATGGCGAACCATTTCGTTGCGAGCCGCAAGGGCGACCCTTTCATCCGACGGTGGCATGAGCTCTTCCTGTATGTGTGGAAAGACCGCACTAACTTCCAGGGACTCACGAAGCACCCGTTATTTGCGTTTGCCGCACATCTGGACTTCTCTGCGTCGGCAAAGAGGGGTTTCAAGTGGGAGTTTATTGTTGATCCGGCTACGGTGTTCGACTACATTTCGCAGGTTTTGGCTTGGATTCGACTGACAATGTTGGAAGACGCGGGAGACGGGTTCAGCTGTGCTGATTATGCTGTCAACAATATCCTCTGGTTCGATGTCCTGCCTGAGAACTGGGGGTTTGAGGAGAAAGTCGGTTTTCGTGGAGAGAATCTGTTTAGGATCATGGCCACACGGACAGATGGCGATCCGGAGAGCGAAGAGTACAAGAAGGCGCACGAGGTTGTCTGGCACTTCTTGTCCCAGTGCAGCATGCAAAAGATCACGCACGGGGagaatttgacgaagacgcCCGCGCTAGGTTCATTGTGGGATAGGGAGGAGAATCAGGGCAAGGATATCGAGCCAGGGACTTTTGCTGAGCTGCTCAGATACGGAACAACACATTTTAAGCAGACGAGAAGTACAATTCGCTATGTGACTGtggagaagccgaaggaGACGATGCGGAAGGGCGTCTTTGAGCCCTAA